One window of Nocardia higoensis genomic DNA carries:
- a CDS encoding TM2 domain-containing protein: MTDPYQNNPGYGGPQYGPPGTGPDLNKSSGQQPYGQQSDPYAQQQQPYGQPAGYGQPPAGYGQPGGYPPAMPQGYNPNDPEAPYGRDPFGVPYSDKQKLVAGLLGIFVGSFGVGRFYLGHTGIAIAQIAVTWLTCGIGAIWPIIDGVMILTGKVPDAQGRPLRD, encoded by the coding sequence GTGACCGACCCCTACCAGAACAACCCGGGCTACGGCGGCCCCCAGTACGGCCCGCCCGGAACCGGCCCCGACCTGAACAAGAGCTCGGGCCAGCAGCCCTACGGCCAGCAGAGTGACCCGTACGCCCAGCAGCAGCAGCCCTATGGCCAGCCTGCCGGCTACGGTCAGCCCCCCGCCGGCTACGGGCAGCCGGGTGGCTACCCGCCCGCGATGCCGCAGGGCTACAACCCGAACGACCCGGAAGCGCCCTACGGTCGCGACCCGTTCGGCGTGCCGTACTCGGACAAGCAGAAGCTGGTCGCGGGTCTGCTGGGGATCTTCGTCGGCAGCTTCGGTGTCGGCCGCTTCTACCTCGGCCACACCGGCATCGCCATCGCCCAGATCGCCGTCACCTGGCTGACCTGCGGCATCGGCGCCATCTGGCCGATCATCGACGGCGTCATGATCCTGACCGGCAAGGTGCCGGACGCCCAGGGTCGCCCGCTGCGCGACTGA